Proteins encoded within one genomic window of Humulus lupulus chromosome 1, drHumLupu1.1, whole genome shotgun sequence:
- the LOC133832611 gene encoding uncharacterized protein LOC133832611 — MDSPNSLNPYDNMSLDDIIIAKCTDENDDQYFNGFLNLGNSIRRGKKKTHIDRGLVEGHQHLFDDYFSDQLVYTKSQFRIRFRMCRHVFLCIVEALGNHLEYFQRRFDAIGRKGLLPIQKRTAAMRMLAYGALFDYVDEYVRIGESITVQCLVNFVQGVNEIFRIKYLRRPNADDIHRLLHEGEVRDFPGLLGSIDCMH; from the coding sequence ATGGATTCACCAAATTCTCTTAATCCTTATGACAATATGAGTTTGGACGATATTATAATAGCAAAATGTACTGACGAGAATGATGATCAATATTTCAACGGTTTCCTGAATTTGGGTAACTCAATAAGGCGAGGAAAGAAGAAAACCCACATTGATAGGGGTCTTGTAGAAGGACACCAACATTTGTTCGATGACTACTTTTCTGATCAACTGGTGTATACAAAATCTCAATTTCGAATAAGATTTAGAATGTGTAGACACGTATTCCTATGCATAGTGGAAGCTCTAGGAAATCATTTAGAGTATTTCCAGAGGAGGTTTGATGCAATCGGTAGAAAAGGTCTTTTGCCAATACAAAAGCGCACTGCTGCTATGCGAATGTTGGCATATGGAGCACTTTTCGATTACGTTGATGAGTATGTTCGAATTGGTGAAAGCATAACTGTTCAATGCCTAGTCAATTTCGTTCAGGGAGTGAATGAGATTTTCAGGATCAAATATTTGAGACGACCTAATGCCGACGACATCCATCGCTTACTTCATGAGGGGGAGGTGCGTGATTTTCCTGGTTTGTTGGGAAGCATTGATTGTATGCACTAG